One Candidatus Regiella endosymbiont of Tuberolachnus salignus genomic window, TGGGTTAACAGATGTGGAATACCTTCATAAACGGACAATTCCAACATTTTGGGATCAATCATGATAAAGCGTACTTCATCCGGCGTGGCTTTATACAATATACTGAGGATCATCGCATTTACCCCAACGGATTTACCTGAGCCCGTGGTACCTGCCACCAACAGATGGGGCATTTGCGCTAAATCAGCAACAACAGGTTGTCCCGCTATGTCTTTACCTAACACCATCGCAAGCGGGGAACGGGTTTCGCGAAATACAGGGCAATCGAGTACTTCTCGTAGATAAACGGTTTGCCGATAAGGATTCGGTAACTCTAGCCCCACATAAGGTTTACCGGGGATCACTTCGACCACTCGTACCGCAATGGCAGAAAGTGATCGCGCCAGATCACGCGATAAACTTGAAATACGCGCCGCCTTTACCCCTGGCGCTAAATCTAAATCGAAACGGGTGATGACAGGCCCTGGCGAAATGCCAACCACTTTTGCTTTAACACGGTAATCCGCTAAACGGGTTTCAACCAAAAGCGCGGTTTGCTTTAAGGCCTCGCGGTCTACCGGCGGCTTTTCATTCGAGGGGGACGAGAGGAGATCCAATGTGGGTAAAGGCGTGGTGGGTTTGACTAAAGGCGAATCATTACGCATCAAAAACGGATGAATTAAGGTATCGGGTAAGGTCTCGGGGACTGAAGCCATAGCCTCATCGGCCATTTTTGTATTATCGGAAGATAAAGTAGCCTCATCAGATTGAGAAACCGACGCATTTTCGATATTTTCTTTTGGCGCAGTAAAGAATTCAATCGATGGTAATTTTTCTTTATTTACTTCATCGGTCAAGCTTGTTTCGCTGGTTAAGGGAGGTTCATCTAAAAAACAGGCAGAAGGCTCCTCTTCTTTTACCTCTTTTACTTCATTTATTTCTTTTATTTCTTTTATTTCATTTTTAGCGCTCGATGAAAGAGAAAACAATCGATCATCATCAGTGATTGTCGTCTGTTCAATTGCCGTAGGTGATACAGCTAATTCAGCGGATTGATGGCGATAACCTTTCTTATGACGGTAGTCACAAATAAAGTGCAGGCCATTTAATACCACCCATCCTATCTTTTCAGCGATTAACAACCATGACCAGCCGGTAAAAAGCGTCAGACCCGCCCCCCAAATAAACAAAAGACATACCGTACCAGCGGTACTATTGAAATTTAGCAACATCAGATTACCGAATAAACTACCGATGACACCACCAGAAGGGAAATAATAAAGATCATCAATACTTAATGCCGCCAAACTGCATGCAGAAAGCACTAACGCTAAACTACCAATTAAACGCAAAGAAATAAAAAAATAATCAAAAGGTTCATTACTCTTCTTTTTGTGCCGCAAAACAATCTGACAAAAAGTAACGCCTAACAAAGGGATCACATAAGCGACTATGCCAAAAATAAAAAACAGCATATCGGCAAGCCAAGCCCCCACTCCCCCACCAAGATTATGAATGGGTTCGTGCCAAGCAGTTTGTGACCAACTCGGATCAGAAGGATTAAAACTGATTAACGATACCATTAAATAGCCAGCAAAAAGCACCATCATAATAAGCCAAGCTTCAAGAAAAAATCGTCTTCTAACCGTTGGTTTTTTAGCGGGCATAGTATTATTTTGTATATACTCCTGGTTCAAGCAACCTCCTTCAAATCAGTTATCCGTTTTATCAACTCGTTTTAATAAACAATCTACTGCTTTGTTTTACTTCTTCCATTGTTACGTAAGTACGAGTGTCATGAACCCCTGGCAAACGTAGCAAGGTGTTACACAATAATTTACGGTAAGAGGAGATATCTGGCACCCGAATTTTCAGCAAATAATCAAAATCACCCGACACCAAATAACATTCCTGTACCTCTGGCAATTTTCTCACTGCAATATTAAATTGCTCGAATACATCGGGGGTGCCGCGATTTAAGGTGATTTTAACCAAAACTAGCAGTCCCGCATCCAAATAATGGGGATTAAGCAGTGCGGTATAGCCGTGAATAAAATTTTTTTTCTCTAAACGGCGCACCCTTTCTAGACAGGGTGTGGGTGACAAGCCGACACATTTCGCCAATTTAACGTTTGAGACACGGCCATCTTTTTGTAATTCATTAAGGATATTACGATCAATACGATCAAGCTCTTTCCACGAGCGTTTTTTATGATCCATCATTATTTTAGCGCCTATTTACACATTACATATTTTCGATAATATCATCAGCAAATTCGCTACACTTCCTTTCCTGAGCATCTTGCGTAAAACGAGCAAAATCATAGGTTATCGTCTTATTTTTAATCGCGTTGGTAATGCCTTTTATCATTAAATCGGCCGCCTCGTTCCAATCCATATGACGTAACATCATTTCTGCAGAAAGAATAATCGAGCCTGGATTGGCTTTATTTTTACCTGCATATTTGGGCGCCGTTCCGTGGGTTGCTTCAAACAGCGCACATCTATCACCGATATTGGCACCGGGAGCAATCCCTATTCCGCCGACTTGTGCCGCCAACGCATCAGAAATATAGTCACCATTTAAATTCATACAGGCAATCACGTCATATTTTTCAGGACTCAACAAGATTTGCTGTAAAAACGCATCGGCAATCACATCTTTAATAATAATATCCTTGCCATTCTTAGGATTCTGAATTTTCATCCAAGCGCCACCCTCGAGCGGACTGGCACCAAATTCTTCGCACGCAAGCTGATAGCCCCAATTTTTAAAAGCCCCTTCGGTGAATTTCATAATGTTACCTTTGTGCACTAAAGTAACAGATTGGCGATCATGATCGATGGCATATTGAATCGCCGCTCGAACCAAACGCTGCGTACCCTCTTTGGTACAAAACTTCACACCGAGACCACATTCTTTATTGAAATTATGCACATAATTTTTCTTTATCAGCGCACGACAAAGAAAGTTATGTAC contains:
- the lrp gene encoding leucine-responsive transcriptional regulator Lrp — protein: MMDHKKRSWKELDRIDRNILNELQKDGRVSNVKLAKCVGLSPTPCLERVRRLEKKNFIHGYTALLNPHYLDAGLLVLVKITLNRGTPDVFEQFNIAVRKLPEVQECYLVSGDFDYLLKIRVPDISSYRKLLCNTLLRLPGVHDTRTYVTMEEVKQSSRLFIKTS
- a CDS encoding isocitrate/isopropylmalate family dehydrogenase encodes the protein MRYETDGKLWVPDNPIIPFIEGDGIGVDVTPAMIKVVDAAVEKAYKGKRKIAWMEIYAGEKAKKIYQKDIYGNDTWLPAETVGLIREHIVAIKGPLTTPVGGGIRSLNVSLRQELDLYICLRPVRYFDGVPSPLKNPELTDMVIFRENSEDIYTGIEWKAGSAEADKLMKFLCCEMEVAESKFLCKQGTAHDFSKKCWFGMKFCSFFCSLFCKKGAVHNFLCRALIKKNYVHNFNKECGLGVKFCTKEGTQRLVRAAIQYAIDHDRQSVTLVHKGNIMKFTEGAFKNWGYQLACEEFGASPLEGGAWMKIQNPKNGKDIIIKDVIADAFLQQILLSPEKYDVIACMNLNGDYISDALAAQVGGIGIAPGANIGDRCALFEATHGTAPKYAGKNKANPGSIILSAEMMLRHMDWNEAADLMIKGITNAIKNKTITYDFARFTQDAQERKCSEFADDIIENM